The proteins below are encoded in one region of Brassica napus cultivar Da-Ae chromosome A6, Da-Ae, whole genome shotgun sequence:
- the LOC106349617 gene encoding uncharacterized protein At1g24485 has translation MAVLLLLTLLSLSSPILSLSKSINIDCGASESYLDSDKVKLWAGDKGFTTTGKSFGNSLKNPLNTLRFFPSGNKNCYSNIPVTKSRKTLVRTLFFYGNYDDRSSAPSFDVVYDGKHRDNVVFTNVSQLNNRAIFISEVIYFPASEDISVCLIRTSKSDVPFISSIEVYGLDADMYDGVGPDEGLLRRNLDLYGFKNVKRDTFGRLWFPLEPNDTGYTELKTLAPSIDITGVPNKPPANVRLCRKIP, from the exons ATGGCAGTGCTTCTTCTTCTCACTCTCCTGTCTCTCTCCTCCCCAATCCTTTCCCTCTCAAAAT CTATAAACATCGACTGTGGAGCATCAGAATCCTACTTGGACTCCGACAAAGTAAAATTATGGGCCGGAGACAAAGGCTTCACCACCACCGGTAAGTCATTCGGAAATAGTCTAAAGAATCCGCTCAACACCCTCCGGTTCTTCCCCTCAGGTAATAAAAATTGCTACAGCAACATTCCGGTGACAAAAAGCCGTAAAACACTCGTTAGAACATTGTTTTTCTACGGGAACTACGACGATCGTTCCTCGGCGCCCTCTTTCGACGTTGTTTACGACGGGAAACACCGTGACAATGTTGTATTTACTAATGTGTCGCAGCTCAATAATAGGGCGATTTTTATATCGGAGGTGATATATTTTCCGGCCAGTGAGGATATCAGCGTTTGCCTCATCCGTACGTCTAAGTCAGATGTTCCTTTTATATCTTCCATTGAAGTTTACGGTTTGGATGCTGACATGTACGACGGTGTTGGACCTGACGAAGGTCTCCTCCGCAGAAATCTAGATCTGTATGGTTTCAAAAACGTTAAAAG GGACACATTCGGTAGGTTATGGTTCCCGTTAGAGCCCAACGACACAGGATACACCGAGTTAAAAACCTTAGCCCCATCGATTGACATCACCGGGGTCCCCAATAAACCCCCCGCAAATGTTAGGCTTTGTCGCAAGATACCATAA
- the BNAA06G01010D gene encoding uncharacterized protein BNAA06G01010D — protein MKRSFNVFLDDKQLNSAPIVPVFGKVTELVVRDIVATWQSKVIFRSTSDSMLPPIVNAMELYSISKGVGGDYGGGGQSGDDPDDDRNKGREKKKPKPNEDARLKFEAAKQAATATQQGKPKPKLRVILSASLASAFAAISSVFLAIFCKRSQNAKSQSNTEPATSTGSAAEAGVEPLVGQQLASDSKPPRK, from the exons ATGAAACGGTCGTTCAATGTTTTTCTGGACGACAAGCAACTAAATTCAGCTCCCATCGTACCGGTTTTCGGGAAAGTTACAGAGTTGGTCGTAAGAGACATCGTAGCCACTTGGCAGTCTAAGGTGATCTTTCGATCTACCAGCGACTCGATGTTGCCTCCAATCGTCAACGCTATGGAGCTATATTCGATAAGTAAGGGTGTCGGTGGTGATTACGGAGGAGGAGGACAAAGCGGTGACGACCCTGATGATGATCGTAACAAAG GTCGCgaaaaaaagaaaccaaaaccaaacgaAG ACGCTCGTTTAAAATTTGAGGCAGCGAAGCAAGCTGCAACAGCAACACAGCAGGGGAAACCCAAGCCCAAGTTACGAGTCATTCTTAGCGCTTCGTTGGCCTCTGCCTTTGCAGCTATCTCATCAGTGTTTTTGGCTATTTTCTGTAAGAGGAGTCAAAATGCTAAGTCCCAATCCAACACGGAACCAGCCACGTCGACAG GGTCTGCAGCAGAGGCAGGGGTAGAACCGCTGGTCGGACAGCAATTGGCGAGCGACAGTAAGCCACCCAGGAAATGA
- the LOC106345921 gene encoding DNA ligase 1-like, whose protein sequence is MFSFSSPLHLRARVGLSMEMKYPFQSRTRSVRCFPTAVYWNLKEPIMFRISNSLSSLNSIRELEFKSSATVRSMYNVVENHSREDKQRILKMQAMEKETEAADIKMKEEERRRKIGLANKGKVPWNKGRKHTEDTRRRIKQRTIEALRNPKVRDKMTEHQQPHSDETKEKIRASVKQVWVERSRSKRLKEKFISVWSENIAEAARKGGSGEAELNWDSYEKSKRVMSSEQLQLSEEKARTREHTKMRREEAKTEKMRRVVERKKERQERDQREVKTRKPKQNKENATVTSRSKLKKKLTKIHKKKTSLAKVAIVKDSVVSVAAKLENLDLELIKKERTRGEISLADQIQAAKSLRGNDILSRVGLFAMKSMDFD, encoded by the exons atgttttcattttcttcccCGCTGCATCTCCGTGCCAGAGT agGGTTATCGATGGAGATGAAATACCCATTTCAATCTAGAACTCGAAGTGTTCGGTGTTTCCCAACTGCAGTTTACTGGAATCTCAAAGAACCCATCATGTTCAGGATTTCAAACTCACTTTCTTCTTTGAATTCTATCAGAGAATTGGAATTTAAATCTTCTGCTACTGTACGCTCAATGTACAATGTAGTTGAGAATCACAGCAGAGAAGACAAGCAACGTATTTTAAAGATGCAGGCTATGGAGAAAGAGACTGAAGCTGCTGATATCAAGATGaaggaagaggaaaggagaaGGAAGATTGGGTTAGCAAATAAAGGAAAGGTGCCATGGAACAAAGGAAGGAAACACACTGAAG ACACTCGAAGACGAATCAAGCAGAGAACAATTGAAGCTTTGAGAAATCCCAAG GTTCGGGATAAGATGACTGAGCATCAACAACCACACAG TGATGAAACCAAGGAGAAGATAAGAGCTTCAGTGAAACAAGTTTGGGTTGAAAGATCAAGATCAAAGCGATTAAAGGAGAAGTTCATCTCAGTGTGGTCAGAGAACATTGCAGAAGCTGCAAGGAAAGGAGGAAGTGGTGAAGCGGAGCTCAATTGGGACAGCTACGAAAAATCAAAACGAGTGATGTCATCTGAGCAGCTTCAGTTGTCTGAAGAGAAAGCAAGAACAAGGGAACATACCAAGATGAGAAGAGAAGAAGCCAAGACAGAGAAGATGAGGAGAGTTGTGGAAAGGAAGAAAGAACGCCAAGAGAGAGACCAAAGAGAAGTAAAGACTAGAAAACCAAAGCAGAACAAGGAGAATGCAACCGTTACCTCACGTTCTAAACTGAAGAAGAAACTCACAaag ATtcacaagaagaaaacaagtcttGCTAAAGTCGCTATTGTAAAGGATAGTGTAGTTTCAGTTGCAGCCAAGCTGGAGAATCTGGACTTGGAACtgataaagaaagagagaacAAGAGGAGAAATCTCTCTTGCTGATCAGATCCAAGCAGCTAAAAGCCTACGAGGAAATGATATTTTGTCAAGGGTTGGTCTTTTTGCCATGAAATCAATGGACTTCGATTAG
- the LOC106345919 gene encoding UBP1-associated protein 2C-like, translated as MDMLKKRRLDENGNGILNDAHITRLTPHDARKLIERFSTDQLLDILQNAVARHPDVLELVRSTADADITQRKLFIRGLAAETTTEGLRSLFSTYGDLEKAIVILDKVTAKSKGYGFVTFRHVDGALLALKDPSKKIDGRVTVTQLAAAGNQGGGGTAAAANGSDVSMRKIYVANVPVDMPADRLLNLFVAYGEIEEGPLGFDKVTGKSRGFALFVYKSPEGAQSALADPTKVIDGKHLQCKLAIDGKKGKPPGGGPGKDVAAGPGNGHGHGNGMGVAPPPGPYGPAVGGPGGMGGYNGYSGGPPPHQMNHTPSSMGGGPGGYAGAYGGAYAGHYGGYGGPGSGGYGLGTGPGAGSGPYRMPPSSMGGSGGYPESGHYGHSSASAYPGQHQPVGSSAAPRVPPGGMYPNGPPHY; from the coding sequence ATGGACATGTTGAAGAAGCGAAGGCTCGACGAGAACGGCAACGGTATCCTCAACGACGCGCACATTACCCGATTGACGCCGCACGACGCGAGGAAGCTCATCGAGCGATTCTCCACCGATCAGCTCCTCGACATCCTACAAAACGCCGTCGCTCGGCACCCCGACGTCCTCGAGCTCGTCAGATCAACCGCCGACGCGGACATCACTCAGAGGAAGCTCTTTATCCGCGGCCTCGCGGCGGAGACCACGACGGAAGGTCTCCGATCGCTTTTCTCCACCTACGGAGACCTCGAGAAGGCGATCGTGATTCTCGACAAGGTGACGGCGAAGTCGAAGGGGTACGGGTTCGTGACGTTTAGGCACGTCGACGGGGCGCTTCTCGCGTTGAAGGATCCGTCGAAGAAGATTGACGGGCGCGTGACGGTGACGCAGCTCGCGGCGGCTGGGAATCAAGGTGGGGGTGGTACTGCGGCGGCGGCGAATGGTTCGGATGTGTCGATGAGGAAGATTTATGTGGCGAATGTGCCGGTTGATATGCCTGCGGATAGGTTGTTGAATCTGTTTGTGGCGTATGGGGAGATTGAGGAAGGTCCTTTGGGGTTTGATAAGGTTACTGGGAAGTCTAGAGGGTTTGCTTTGTTTGTGTATAAGAGTCCTGAAGGTGCTCAGTCGGCGCTTGCTGATCCTACTAAGGTGATTGATGGGAAGCATTTGCAGTGTAAGTTGGCTATTGATGGTAAGAAGGGGAAGCCACCAGGTGGTGGTCCGGGTAAAGATGTTGCTGCTGGGCCTGGGAATGGTCATGGTCATGGTAATGGAATGGGTGTGGCTCCTCCTCCTGGACCTTATGGGCCAGCTGTTGGTGGACCTGGTGGGATGGGTGGTTACAATGGGTACTCAGGAGGACCGCCACCGCATCAGATGAATCACACACCATCATCTATGGGCGGTGGACCAGGTGGATATGCAGGTGCGTATGGAGGTGCATATGCTGGTCATTATGGTGGATACGGTGGTCCAGGATCTGGGGGTTATGGTCTTGGTACAGGCCCTGGTGCTGGAAGTGGTCCGTATAGAATGCCACCGAGTTCGATGGGTGGTAGTGGTGGTTATCCTGAGAGCGGGCACTATGGGCATTCATCAGCTTCAGCGTATCCTGGACAGCATCAGCCTGTTGGTTCCTCCGCAGCTCCGAGAGTTCCTCCTGGAGGAATGTACCCCAACGGTCCACCACATTACTGA